One genomic segment of Trichocoleus sp. includes these proteins:
- a CDS encoding histidine triad nucleotide-binding protein gives MSETADTIFGKIIRREIPADIVYEDNLCLAFKDVNPQAPVHVLVIPKQPIAKLSDAESQDHALMGHLLLTVKRVADQLGLANGYRVVINTGEDGGQTVYHLHLHLLGGRAMGWPPG, from the coding sequence ATGAGTGAAACGGCAGACACAATTTTTGGCAAGATTATTCGACGCGAAATTCCAGCAGATATTGTTTATGAGGATAATCTCTGCCTTGCTTTTAAGGATGTCAATCCACAAGCTCCTGTTCATGTTCTAGTTATTCCAAAACAGCCGATCGCTAAGCTGTCTGATGCTGAGTCCCAAGATCATGCCCTCATGGGTCATTTGTTACTGACTGTAAAGCGCGTCGCTGATCAACTTGGACTCGCAAATGGCTATCGAGTTGTGATTAACACGGGCGAAGACGGCGGACAGACAGTCTACCACCTACATCTGCATCTGCTAGGCGGTCGCGCTATGGGTTGGCCTCCCGGATGA
- a CDS encoding YifB family Mg chelatase-like AAA ATPase produces MLARVWSASLVGIDAVKVGVEVDITGGLPGIVVVGLPDAAVQESRERVKAALKNAGYAFPMRKIVINLTPADLRKEGPSFDLPISMGILAASEQVQPKLLENYLFLGEVSLDGALRPVVGVLAIAAAAQQLGIQGLVVPADNAREAAVVEGLAVYGFQHVSEVADFLNQPEQYQPFQVNGSEELARSRFQGLDLKDVKGQSHARRALEIAAAGGHNLIFVGPPGSGKTMLARRLPGILPALTFEEALEVTQIHSVAGMLKNRGSLMGDRPFRSPHHSASGPSLVGGGSFPRPGEISLAHRGILFLDELTEFKRDVLEFLRQPLEDGQVTISRTRQSVSFPAKFTLVASTNPCPCGYFGDSVQPCTCTPRHREQYWAKLSGPLMDRIDLQVVVSRLKPEEITQQAIGEDSGTIRQRVEAARQRTLHRFRQEALRSNAEMQSRHLRQWCRLDDATRTLLENAIRKLGLSARATDRILKVSRTIADLAGEDALQTHHVAEAIQYRTIDRMQ; encoded by the coding sequence ATGCTGGCCAGAGTTTGGAGTGCATCACTCGTTGGAATTGACGCAGTGAAAGTTGGGGTTGAGGTTGATATTACAGGTGGTTTGCCCGGAATTGTAGTGGTTGGGTTGCCTGACGCTGCGGTTCAAGAATCGCGGGAGCGGGTGAAAGCTGCTTTGAAGAACGCAGGCTACGCTTTCCCAATGCGAAAAATTGTAATCAATCTCACTCCAGCAGATTTGCGAAAAGAAGGTCCGAGTTTTGATCTGCCAATTAGTATGGGGATTTTGGCAGCCTCAGAGCAGGTTCAGCCCAAGCTTCTAGAAAACTACCTATTCCTGGGTGAAGTTTCACTTGATGGGGCGCTTCGACCCGTCGTTGGCGTTTTGGCAATTGCAGCAGCAGCCCAGCAGTTGGGTATTCAAGGACTTGTTGTTCCGGCAGATAATGCGCGAGAGGCGGCTGTTGTCGAAGGACTGGCAGTTTACGGATTCCAGCATGTCTCGGAAGTCGCTGACTTTCTCAATCAACCGGAGCAATATCAACCATTTCAGGTCAATGGGTCAGAAGAACTCGCTCGATCGCGCTTTCAAGGCTTAGATTTGAAAGATGTTAAGGGACAGTCCCACGCTCGACGAGCATTAGAGATTGCGGCAGCAGGCGGGCATAATCTGATTTTCGTAGGTCCGCCAGGAAGTGGAAAGACGATGTTAGCAAGGCGACTACCTGGAATTTTGCCTGCGCTCACGTTTGAAGAAGCTTTAGAAGTTACCCAGATTCATTCTGTTGCTGGAATGCTGAAAAATCGTGGCTCTTTGATGGGCGATCGTCCTTTTCGCAGTCCACACCATTCAGCTTCAGGTCCATCACTGGTTGGCGGCGGCAGCTTTCCTCGTCCCGGTGAAATTTCGTTAGCACACAGAGGCATTCTTTTTTTGGACGAGTTGACGGAGTTTAAGCGAGATGTTTTAGAGTTTTTGCGGCAGCCGCTTGAAGATGGGCAGGTCACAATTTCTCGAACGCGTCAGTCGGTTTCCTTTCCGGCAAAATTCACGCTGGTTGCCAGTACCAATCCTTGCCCCTGCGGGTACTTTGGCGATTCAGTGCAGCCTTGTACTTGTACTCCCAGGCATCGAGAGCAGTATTGGGCAAAGCTATCGGGTCCGCTCATGGATCGAATTGATTTACAGGTTGTTGTCAGCCGTTTAAAACCAGAAGAAATCACGCAGCAAGCGATCGGAGAAGACTCAGGAACGATCAGACAGCGGGTTGAGGCAGCTCGCCAGCGAACGCTGCATCGGTTTCGGCAAGAAGCATTACGATCGAACGCAGAAATGCAGAGCCGCCATCTACGCCAGTGGTGCCGATTAGATGATGCCACTCGGACTCTTTTAGAAAACGCAATTCGGAAGTTGGGGCTATCAGCCAGAGCCACTGACCGAATCCTAAAAGTGAGCCGCACGATCGCAGATTTAGCGGGAGAAGACGCTTTACAAACTCATCATGTTGCTGAGGCAATTCAATATCGCACAATCGATCGAATGCAGTAG